The DNA sequence GATAAATATGAGTATGGCCTCAGATAGTTGATCCCGCACCTGTCTTGCGCCCTGGACATCTATGTCCAGCAGGATGTCTTTCCCTGATCCCAGGCAGTCATTTATCTGTCTTTTAGCCGTGCCATAGTAGTTGTTATGTACAAGGGCCCACTCCAGAAAATCTTTGCGTTCCCTCATGCGAAGAAATTCATCTTCGGAGACAAAGAAATAATCAACCCCGTCCTTTTCGCCGTAACGCGGCGGACGTGTGGTATGTGAGATAGAATAGGCCAGATCCGGTATAGACTCCAGGACCCGATGGCATACCGTGGTCTTTCCGGCCCCGGAAGGCGCAGAAATTACGAACAAACTACCTTTTCCCGGCACTATTTTTCTTTCACCTCTTCTTCCTTGTAAATATCACTCGTAAAACGCTGGGCAATAGTCTCGGCCTGGATTGCGGAGAGGATAATATGGTTGCTGTCCGTAACGATAATAGAACGCGTCCTCCTACCCTGGGTAGCATCAATCAGCAGCTTACTTCCTTTGGCCTCTTCCTTTAATCTCTTCATCGGCGCTGAACTTGGGTTGACAATAGCAATTATCCTGTCCATCACCACGGAATTGCCAAAACCTATGTTGAGCAATCTTGAATCCATAGTCTTACTCACTTTTTAATGACTCCCTTACATAAAATTAGCTATCAGCAAGCTAAAAGCTGATGGCTGATAGCTACTCTACATTTTGCACCTGTTCCCGCATCTTTTCCAGTTCACACTTGATATCCACAACCTTGTGGGAAATAAACGTATCTCCTCCGGCCTTTGAACCTATGGTATTGGCCTCACGGTGCATTTCCTGGATAAGGAAATCAAGTTTTCTGCCTATAGCTCCATCGGTATCCGTTAATCCCCTGAATTGATCGAAATGACTTCTTATGCGGACCAGCTCCTCGGTAACGTCAGAACGGTCCGCCATAATGGCTACCTCCTGGGCAAGACGCATTGGGTCAGCCTCTATATCCTCTAAAAGTGTCTTAATTCTCTCCTGCAGCTTATCCCTGTACAACTTTATTACCTCAGGGACGCGATTCTGTATATCATTAACCAAAGAAGAAAGGAGGTCAAGTCGTTTTATAAGATCGGCATAAAGCGCCCTACCCTCCTCTATCCTCATTTGTTCCATAGAACTCATGCCTTCGACAAGGATTGGTTCCATAATCTTCCAATCTTTTTCCAGGTCTATCTCTTCCTCTTTTATCAAAATAAGATCCTTAAGGGAAGCCATAAGGGAGAGTTCTATCTCCCCCTTAAGGTCGAATTGTTCCTTCAGGCGGCCTAGAATCTTGTGATAGGCAGCAGCCAATCCCATGTCCAACTCGAGGTTTTGTATCCTTGTTGCGTCGCCATTAACCTGGAGCATAATTTCTATTCTGCCCCGGGAAAATTGTGAGGCTATCTTTTTCTTGATTCGTTCTTCTAGGGGTGTATATTTTTTGGGGAGCCGTAAACTGATATCTAAATATCTATGGTTTACCGACTTCATTTCGATAGTCAGTAGTCCACACGGTAGTTCACCATTGGCCCGACCAAAGGCCGTCATACTTTTAAGCACTGTTTACTCCTTGCTATCAGCTTTCAGCGTTCAGCAGTCAGCTTTATTTGACTCCCAGACTTTGACTTTTGTTTTCTGATAGCTGACCGCTGATTGCTGAGAGCTATTTTAACTGAAAAAGATATTTTCGCCGGATCTGTTCCATGATCGTCCTCACCTTCTGACTGGCATAATCCGGATATGTCCAGGGCAGGGTCTGAAACCCGCCCTTACTGTAGATGAGGGTGAGATCAGCATAAATCCCCTTGCCCAGGTAAATACGATGGGTATAGTTCTTACCCGTGGCCAGAATCAACCTTTCGGCCACTATGTACCCCGGATCAATATTTACCTGTCGCCTGCCTTCCAAGGCCCCTTCCATCTCCGCGGCATTGGTCTCATGTTTAAGGTCTGGCAGGAGATAAGGGTCTATCAGCTTTTCAACGGCGGCAAACCGCCGCACAAGAGGAGCGCCCAGCTCTGTGTTATAATAATCCGTCTGATCAAAAGGCAAAACTTCGCTTATGAAGTCCACATCGCCCCATCGGTCGGCCAAGGCCTTTATAGTCTCATTAATCAGGGCTTCGTCCTTAGCTATAATGCTCACCAAAAGTTTGGCTGGAGGGGAAGGTTTTGGCTTGCTCATATTATCTTATTTCACCGCAACGGACGCAAAGTTTTTATCTTTTTATCTCAGCGTTTCCAGCGGCAAATATCGTGAATGTCATTAGTCAATAGTCATTTGTCGCTGGTAAAAGAGATCAGTCTTTCAGGCTCAACCAATGACCGATGACTAATGACCAGTGACATCGTCTATAATTACAGGTTAGTAATGGCATTTATCAATTCCACCGCCCGTACAGTAGCCGTGCCAATTTTCCCTACCACGATGCCGGCGGCAAAATTAGCCAGGGTGGCTGCCTCGCGCGGGGTAAGGCCGGCAGCAAGTCCCATGGTCATAGTAGCAATCACCGTGTCCCCGGCCCCCGTGACATCATAAACCTCTTTGGCCACCGTGGGGATGAAATACATCCCCTGCCCTTTCTCGATAAGCGCCATGCCGGCCTCTCCACGGGTAACAAGGGCGGCCTTGCATTGGACCAGCTTCTTTAGTTTTTCCCCGGCCCGGGTTAGTGATTCGTCTGAATCAATCCTGATACCCGTTATGCTTTCCGCCTCAAGCTGGTTTGGGGTAAAAATAGTCACACCCTTGAAGAGGCGCACATCCCGCACCTTGGGATCCACGGCCCAGATAACCTTATTTTTGGACAGAAGGGCCCTTAAGCCATCCATCAACTTTGGACAGATCACTCCCTTGGCGTAGTCTGAAATTATAACGGCAGAGATATCGGCAAGGTTGTCGCGGACACAGTATAAGATTTTCTTGATACTCTCTTTTGATATTTTTTCCCGGTTCTCCCGGTCAAAACGCACTACCTGCTGTCCATGGGCTACGATACGTGTCTTGACCGTAGTCGGCCTCAATTCCTCGACCACGATGCCCTCAGTAGTACAGCCGAGTTTCCGTAATTCCCTGACCACGCGGCGTCCCATCTCATCCCTGCCCACGACCGCACAAAGAGATGCCTTTGCGCTGAGCGAGCAGATATTGTGCACTACGTTTCCCGCCCCTCCCAGCATCCGGGACTCATCCCTTACATCAACCACCGGTATCGGGGCCTCAGGAGAGATGCGGGATACCTTGCCCCATATAAATTCGTCCATCATGACATCGCCGATAACCATGATTTTTACGGCGTGAAAACGGTTAACAGCTTCCTTCAATTTTTCTTTATCAAGGCCTGTCATATCTCTAACCTAACTTTGAACGTTATATTAAGTCTTGACGGGTAACATACCATATATCCACACCGGGAAGCAATATATGTGCATGTTCAAATCAGCCCCATTAACCTAAATATCCGCTCGAACCTCATCTCCCAGGTATGTTCGCGGTGGGCGCGCCGATACCCGCTCTTTCTTATGGCCTCGGCCTTTTCAGGATTGGAAAGAAGGTCTTGAATTTTTGAAACAAGATCTTCAAGGCCGGTATATGTCACAATATCCGTGCCCAGATCATAGAATTGTTCCAGTTCCCGATTATACTCAGTCAGATATAATCCACCGCTCATGGGAATCTCAAAATCTCTGCCCTTGAGGCAGTAGGTATCCTTGTGCCCCACTACTCCGCCAAACCCGAGGTTTATCTTGCTTCTTGAATACATACGCACCATGTCTTCCGTGGATAGCGGGCCATTCGGCCAACCATAGCCGTAAGGTTCAACCTTGATGCCTTGCTCTTTAAGCCTCTCAATGACTGCTGGACGGTTTCCATAACATTGCCCTACGAAGGACACATCAATGGTTTTATCTACGTCACATGGCCTGTGAATCTCAGGGTTAGCGCCTTCCGGCAGATAAACTGGAAGAGCCCCTTCCACACAATACTTTTTCAGCGCATCCTCGGTGCTTGTCCAGCAAAGGTCGAAATAACGGCAAATGTCCCGGGAACCCATGGCCTGATCCTGTCTGATTTTTCCCACAAAATGTTCCTTGTCATTCAGGGCGAGATTAAGCATGGGAACGCCAAAGGCCCTTAGTGCCTGCATGGTCTCCGGTGTTACCAGTTCCCCGGAAAGATAAGTAAAAATCACATCGATATTATCTTCTTTGACCCACCGTCCTATGCGATTGACGAGATCCTCGTTCATAGCTGCTTTTACCGATTTGTGCCAGTCCTTTTGTTGATGGTTGAACTCATCAAACCAGTCATAATGTCGAACAGTGCCGAACTTTGCAAGGGCAGGCTTCAGGGATTCGTTCTCCCAGTTATAATGATGATAAATGGCAAGGATGTGCAGTTCACCCCTTCGTTTTGCTTTTAAACGGGGAATTTTCTGTTTTATGGTATGCCGGATAGCCCGATCATCAGGTATGGTGAGATGGCGTGATGCAAATATCGAATTATAATGGTCGAGTTCCCGTTCCAACCTCCTTTTGTTTTTCCAGGCCCTGAATTGCTTTCTATATTTCTTAAACGGATCGTTCACGATCATCTGAACTCCCGGGTTTTCTTATGGTATAAAGCCTCGGTCCCCTTGACTTATCTTCTCGACTATTCATCATATTCAAGACATGCCCGGCATCAATGGCTGGTATGGCAAACCGTTGAGCGACATCAACACATACTAAAAGGGCGCCAACACCTGCCCCAACAAGACATATATTAGTATCTGATGGTATCCGCCTTAAAATATTTTTCTTCATCTCAGGCCACCGTGTTGCGACATAGGAATCAGGAAGTTCTGTAAAGACAATTTCCGGACAGCTGGAAAATCGCTCAAACCATTGGATGCACGAGTCCATATTGCATTCCGAACTCAGGATACATACTTTTTTACGATTAACAAGACGGGCAAAATCCTCGGATGTTAGATAGGCATAAACTACATAAAACGGCAGATAATTGTCACCAGTCAGTTCAATGTGGTTCTGGTAGAGAAAATTCACGAATGTTGAGGCTGAACTACCTTGTTTGGAATTACGTAAGAAGGAGAGAAATCCTTTTGTTTCTTGATGCATATTCTCCGGGAAAATTAAAGGGGCAAACTTTCCCAATCCAGCAAGCGTTTTCAGCGCCTCGAGATGTGAAGGCATTGCCTTTTTGATAGCCCAAACAGACTCTGCCTGTTGATAAAGGCCGTTACAACCCAGTGTATAATTGTAAAAGGCATACTCACCATCGGCAAAGCGTACAACAGGGACCCCCTTCTTGTGCAACACGCCCTGCTCAATCAGCTTGTGTAACATATCCAAATAATGATCACCATATGATACGTTCTGATGAAAGAGGCATGTTTCTTGGTCTAATGCCTCGTGCCCGAATACTTTAAATACCGTTGTGTTATCGATATCCTTTAACACGAGTCTGTCGAATCGGAATATTTGACTTGCTATCATGCGGTCCAACTGACAAATCTTCTTCATAAAACTCTTCCTAAAATCATTCACTCCTTTCGTGCGACCACGGCATAACTATTACCGGAAAACCCTTTTGCAATTAATCGGGCAAAGAGACTTATACCCGGAATCTGCTCCAGCTTGTTTTTGATATACTCCGAATGATAATTCTTTGTACGGATGGTTCTAAAACCATGCTTTAATAATATGCCTTTTAACGTTTTCGGGGTAAAATGATAAAGATGGTAAGGAATAGACCAACCTGTCCACTCAGCCCAGGTCTTTTTTGCATCTGTTCCTTCATAATTGGGGACATCGACTATCATAAGCCCACCTGGTTTTAACCACACCCAGGCTTTTTTCAAGTAATCCTCTGGGCTATGGGTATGCTCCAAAAAATGCCACATTGTAATCATATCGACTGATTGGTCTTCAAAGTCGATTTTTCCAATAGATCCTATCCGTACTGGTATTTTAAGTTCATCCATTATGTAGGAAGCTGCATAATCAGAAATATCTACCCCCTCTACGTCATATCCATACATACGGGAGGCATGCAAAAAATATCCCATGCCGCATCCGATATCGACAAGTCGGCCATTCTTTTTTAATGAACGAAAAAACTTGATCCGATGGTCCTCCTGGGAGATACGGCGTCTCATTTCGAGAGAGTTAACTTGTAAGCCCTTGTCATAATGGCTTTGGAAATAACTTTCTTTATAAAGCTGGTTTAATTCTGTTGGATCTGGGCGAGGATCAAGAAAACCTAGTCCGCAATTATCACATTTGAAGGCAGTCCAATCTCCCTTTTGAATCAGAACAGATCGATTTGGACTGTTGCATAGGATGCAGTTTGAAGGGGCTGATTCCATAATTTTCCTACCTTGGTAATTGATGTACAAGGTTCTTTATTGTATGATAAATCACTCGATATTTGATCAGTTTTTCCTTTGCCCTTGCCTTGTCTTTCATAAAAGGAATCGTTAGATTCAGCGTTGCTATCCTCCAGTAGGCTTTTACTAAATGTGCTCTACGGATTTTCTCGATTGTTTCAGGAAGATAATGCTTTTTATAAAAGACATATTCTGCAAGAATTTTTTTTCTCCATTTATCTGATGATGTAACGTTTCGTTCACTCTGTCCTCCCAGATGAACAACAACGGCGGAATCACAATAACCAATCTCATATCCTAACTTTCGAATTCTTAGACACATATCCTGATCTTCGCCATAGAGAAAGAAGTCTTCATCAAACCCACTGATTTTTTTTATTATTTCTGCACGTGCTATCATGCTTGCACCCAAAACACAGGCGATAGAACCTGTTAGTCCGGATAGCTCATTAGTGGTGTATTTCTCTCCCGGATATCTGTAAGATATGGATTCTTGTAACGTCCCGTCTGGATTGATGACTTTCGTACCGGCAAGGCCGATATGAGGATTACCATCCATGAATAAAATCAGCTTCTTCAAGCACTCTGGATGCGCAATCTTTGTATCTGGATTAAGGAAAAAGATGTAGCGTCCCTGGCACCGTTCCAGTGCTTGGTTATTAGCTGCAGCAAATCCCTTATTTTCGCTGTTTGTAATGAAATGAACTGATGGATAATTATCTTTGATGAAAATAGCACTTCCATCAGTTGAAGCATTATCAACAACAAATATTTCTTTGCTGCAACCATCGATCGCCTTAATTGAGTCAAGGCAGGCTCCGACAAGGTCAACTGTGTTATAAGAGACAATGATGATAGATATTTCTACTTTTTTATAACCAGCCATCCCATGTAGTTTTAAATAGTTAATCTATTGCCCCTTCGTGAATCCGTATTATGTCGTCTTTGACATCAAAAATTGAATTTGGATACCTTCCCCCTACAAACTTTTTAAGTTGAGACAAGGTAGGGTAACCATTTTGTCCGGTGAAACTTCTTGCATCATCAATTAAGATGACATGGTTCTTAATAGGATGGCTGAAAATGTATTGCAATTCTTTCATTATCGGTGTGTCTAAATCTCCCTTACCAGTTTCTCCACCTGAATAATGTGCATCAAGCCAAAACAGAACCGGTTCTTTAATATTACTTAAAATTTTCGGTAAAATATATCCACTATCAGCATGATACAGACAAATATGATTATGACCCACAAACCTTTTAACTGCGTTTTGATACAAAGGTTCAGATACTTCTATGGAGTGTATAGATGTAAAGTGATTTCTCATCGACTCAACCATATCTCCATAATACGTTCCGGTTTCTACCATAATTCTAATTCTAAACCTATTCGCATATTTTTTTACTATCCATTGCTTCACTACATGGGGAGGGGGTACAGGTCTTCCTTTAATTATCCAAAACAATCTATCCCATGCTTTAGCAGGCAAGATTTTTTTTATCTCTCGTTTAAAATTTTTGTAACCCACTTAACACATCTCCTCATCATATACCTTCAAAACCGTATCCACTATTGCCTCCCATGTATTATGGAGTGCTGTTTTGAATGCTTCCCTGCCCATCCTGGTCCTGACTTCCTCATCCATCATCAAAACAATTCTGCTGGCGATTTCATCTGCATTGTCTGTATTATCAATAACAAATCCGTTAACCCCCTCTTTCACTAGATCCTTTGCCCCTACGTTTCCGCTAATCATGACCGGCAAGGAAGCCGCCATAGCCTCAAGTACGGACATTCCAAAGGTATCAAATTTCGAAAGTATGGAAAAGATATCGCAGGCCGGATAAATTTGATCGAGCAGCTCTTTCTGAACAACCCCTGAAAAAACGACCTGGTCTTTTATTCCTAAATTGTGAGCCAAACTTTTGTACTTCTCATCATCACCTTTTCCTACGACCAGTAATTTAACCCTTTCTGAGGGGTGTCTCAACTTGAAGTTAGCTAACCCCATCATAAGCTTATCAAGGCCCTTAATATCAAAATTCATAGAAACAAATAAGATTACCTGATCTGATAGATCCATGCCAATTTTTTTTCTTATCTTCTGGCGGCAAAGCTGTCGATCAACCGTCTGAAATCTTTGGATATCAACACCGGGATGAATGACCTGAACTTTATCAGGATCAACCTCTCGATATTCCTGTAAGAATTTTCCCTTTGCCAGGTTGGATACGGCAAGAAATGTCCGGCATCTTCTGTTTGTGACCATTTTTTTTTCGGCCCAAGCCGTTGCGTAATCAAAAAGGCTCATGCGTTTTTTACGCACTTCACGGACCCAGATTCGGTGCGGGATACCGTGCATGGTAAATATGTCAGCATCAAAAATCCTGTCATGGGCGTGGATCAAGTTAAAGTCCATTCTCGATATCTTGCGGCCTGCAAAATACGCGAAACTGACTGTGGTCAGGAATTTGGGGAGACCAATAACCGGAATGTGATGAAAGGTAATATGTTCTGAGTTTTTTTGCCATTTATTAGCAAAAACATGCACTTCAAATCGTCTGTCCTGAGCAATCCTTTCCGTCAATTCAGCGGCAAATCCCTCCGCCCCGCCCACCAGACCATATTTGGGGATGACAATGGCTATTTTGCGAACATTCGGGATCATGCAATTTC is a window from the Desulfovibrionales bacterium genome containing:
- a CDS encoding DUF370 domain-containing protein, which encodes MDSRLLNIGFGNSVVMDRIIAIVNPSSAPMKRLKEEAKGSKLLIDATQGRRTRSIIVTDSNHIILSAIQAETIAQRFTSDIYKEEEVKEK
- a CDS encoding glycosyltransferase family 4 protein, giving the protein MIPNVRKIAIVIPKYGLVGGAEGFAAELTERIAQDRRFEVHVFANKWQKNSEHITFHHIPVIGLPKFLTTVSFAYFAGRKISRMDFNLIHAHDRIFDADIFTMHGIPHRIWVREVRKKRMSLFDYATAWAEKKMVTNRRCRTFLAVSNLAKGKFLQEYREVDPDKVQVIHPGVDIQRFQTVDRQLCRQKIRKKIGMDLSDQVILFVSMNFDIKGLDKLMMGLANFKLRHPSERVKLLVVGKGDDEKYKSLAHNLGIKDQVVFSGVVQKELLDQIYPACDIFSILSKFDTFGMSVLEAMAASLPVMISGNVGAKDLVKEGVNGFVIDNTDNADEIASRIVLMMDEEVRTRMGREAFKTALHNTWEAIVDTVLKVYDEEMC
- a CDS encoding glycosyltransferase family 2 protein; amino-acid sequence: MAGYKKVEISIIIVSYNTVDLVGACLDSIKAIDGCSKEIFVVDNASTDGSAIFIKDNYPSVHFITNSENKGFAAANNQALERCQGRYIFFLNPDTKIAHPECLKKLILFMDGNPHIGLAGTKVINPDGTLQESISYRYPGEKYTTNELSGLTGSIACVLGASMIARAEIIKKISGFDEDFFLYGEDQDMCLRIRKLGYEIGYCDSAVVVHLGGQSERNVTSSDKWRKKILAEYVFYKKHYLPETIEKIRRAHLVKAYWRIATLNLTIPFMKDKARAKEKLIKYRVIYHTIKNLVHQLPR
- a CDS encoding glycosyltransferase, whose product is MIVNDPFKKYRKQFRAWKNKRRLERELDHYNSIFASRHLTIPDDRAIRHTIKQKIPRLKAKRRGELHILAIYHHYNWENESLKPALAKFGTVRHYDWFDEFNHQQKDWHKSVKAAMNEDLVNRIGRWVKEDNIDVIFTYLSGELVTPETMQALRAFGVPMLNLALNDKEHFVGKIRQDQAMGSRDICRYFDLCWTSTEDALKKYCVEGALPVYLPEGANPEIHRPCDVDKTIDVSFVGQCYGNRPAVIERLKEQGIKVEPYGYGWPNGPLSTEDMVRMYSRSKINLGFGGVVGHKDTYCLKGRDFEIPMSGGLYLTEYNRELEQFYDLGTDIVTYTGLEDLVSKIQDLLSNPEKAEAIRKSGYRRAHREHTWEMRFERIFRLMGLI
- the gmk gene encoding guanylate kinase, with the translated sequence MFVISAPSGAGKTTVCHRVLESIPDLAYSISHTTRPPRYGEKDGVDYFFVSEDEFLRMRERKDFLEWALVHNNYYGTAKRQINDCLGSGKDILLDIDVQGARQVRDQLSEAILIFILPPSWEVLEERLRKRQSDDEEALKLRMANARSEVRAVREYDYVIINDDLDEAVRNFTAIVQAERCRRSRVVPSLNWLSISV
- the rfaE1 gene encoding D-glycero-beta-D-manno-heptose-7-phosphate kinase, whose product is MTGLDKEKLKEAVNRFHAVKIMVIGDVMMDEFIWGKVSRISPEAPIPVVDVRDESRMLGGAGNVVHNICSLSAKASLCAVVGRDEMGRRVVRELRKLGCTTEGIVVEELRPTTVKTRIVAHGQQVVRFDRENREKISKESIKKILYCVRDNLADISAVIISDYAKGVICPKLMDGLRALLSKNKVIWAVDPKVRDVRLFKGVTIFTPNQLEAESITGIRIDSDESLTRAGEKLKKLVQCKAALVTRGEAGMALIEKGQGMYFIPTVAKEVYDVTGAGDTVIATMTMGLAAGLTPREAATLANFAAGIVVGKIGTATVRAVELINAITNL
- a CDS encoding DUF4416 family protein is translated as MSKPKPSPPAKLLVSIIAKDEALINETIKALADRWGDVDFISEVLPFDQTDYYNTELGAPLVRRFAAVEKLIDPYLLPDLKHETNAAEMEGALEGRRQVNIDPGYIVAERLILATGKNYTHRIYLGKGIYADLTLIYSKGGFQTLPWTYPDYASQKVRTIMEQIRRKYLFQLK
- a CDS encoding YicC family protein; translated protein: MLKSMTAFGRANGELPCGLLTIEMKSVNHRYLDISLRLPKKYTPLEERIKKKIASQFSRGRIEIMLQVNGDATRIQNLELDMGLAAAYHKILGRLKEQFDLKGEIELSLMASLKDLILIKEEEIDLEKDWKIMEPILVEGMSSMEQMRIEEGRALYADLIKRLDLLSSLVNDIQNRVPEVIKLYRDKLQERIKTLLEDIEADPMRLAQEVAIMADRSDVTEELVRIRSHFDQFRGLTDTDGAIGRKLDFLIQEMHREANTIGSKAGGDTFISHKVVDIKCELEKMREQVQNVE
- a CDS encoding class I SAM-dependent methyltransferase, translated to MESAPSNCILCNSPNRSVLIQKGDWTAFKCDNCGLGFLDPRPDPTELNQLYKESYFQSHYDKGLQVNSLEMRRRISQEDHRIKFFRSLKKNGRLVDIGCGMGYFLHASRMYGYDVEGVDISDYAASYIMDELKIPVRIGSIGKIDFEDQSVDMITMWHFLEHTHSPEDYLKKAWVWLKPGGLMIVDVPNYEGTDAKKTWAEWTGWSIPYHLYHFTPKTLKGILLKHGFRTIRTKNYHSEYIKNKLEQIPGISLFARLIAKGFSGNSYAVVARKE